A window of the Serratia sarumanii genome harbors these coding sequences:
- the mepS gene encoding bifunctional murein DD-endopeptidase/murein LD-carboxypeptidase, which yields MVKSQPFLRYFLRVVPAIAAAVMLSACSSTHTSNLNNAQTEMRAVNDKDGLLLQASQDEFEAMVRNVDVKSKIMDQYADWKGVRYRLGGDSKRGIDCSAFVQRTFREQFGMDLPRSTYEQEDLGKKIQRTKLRVGDLVLFRAGSTGRHVGIYLGNDQFVHASTSSGVMISKLTDNYWNKRYREARRVLTNG from the coding sequence ATGGTCAAATCTCAACCGTTTCTGAGATATTTTTTGCGGGTAGTCCCTGCAATTGCCGCTGCGGTTATGCTCTCCGCATGCAGCTCGACTCACACTTCGAACTTGAATAACGCACAAACTGAGATGCGTGCAGTTAATGACAAAGACGGTCTTTTACTGCAAGCCTCTCAGGATGAATTCGAAGCGATGGTCCGCAACGTTGACGTCAAGTCAAAGATTATGGATCAGTACGCGGACTGGAAAGGCGTTCGCTACCGTTTAGGCGGTGACAGCAAGCGCGGCATCGATTGCTCGGCGTTTGTTCAACGCACCTTCCGCGAACAGTTCGGCATGGATTTACCGCGTTCTACCTATGAACAGGAAGATCTCGGCAAGAAAATCCAGCGCACCAAGCTGCGCGTCGGCGATTTGGTGCTGTTCCGCGCAGGTTCCACCGGGCGCCATGTCGGCATCTATTTAGGCAACGATCAGTTCGTTCACGCCTCCACCAGCAGTGGGGTCATGATTTCCAAGCTGACCGATAACTATTGGAATAAACGTTATCGAGAAGCGCGCCGGGTGTTGACCAACGGTTAA